From Cannabis sativa cultivar Pink pepper isolate KNU-18-1 chromosome 8, ASM2916894v1, whole genome shotgun sequence, a single genomic window includes:
- the LOC115700782 gene encoding uncharacterized protein At4g28440 has translation MATATTNVTGTVTEKRKPVFKKVDTLKPGTTGHTLTVKVVSSKTVKVGSKATGRSTAMLMGRPTQPSRIAECLVGDETGTILFTARNEQVDMMTPGATINLRNAKIDMFKGTMRLAVDKWGRVEVTEPADFEVKEDNNLSLVEYELVNVDN, from the exons ATGGCAACGGCGACCACGAACGTTACTGGAACCGTCACAGAAAAGAGAAAACCGGTCTTCAAGAAGGTGGACACCCTTAAACCAGGCACGACCGGCCACACCTTAACCGTCAAGGTGGTCAGTTCCAAGACCGTGAAGGTTGGAAGCAAGGCTACCGGACGGTCGACGGCGATGCTCATGGGTCGCCCTACGCAACCTTCGCGGATCGCTGAGTGCCTCGTCGGTGACGAGACTGGGACTATCTTATTTACGGCTCGTAACGAACAAG TGGATATGATGACGCCTGGGGCTACCATCAACCTACGTAATGCAAAGATTGACATGTTCAAGGGGACAATGAGGCTAGCAGTTGACAAATGGGGACGTGTTGAAGTAACTGAACCAGCTGACTTTGAAGTGAAGGAGGACAATAATCTTTCCTTGGTTGAATATGAATTAGTTAATGTTGATAACTAA